A single Capra hircus breed San Clemente chromosome 13, ASM170441v1, whole genome shotgun sequence DNA region contains:
- the LOC102188515 gene encoding trophoblast Kunitz domain protein 1-like: MKMSRLCLSAALLFLLVILVDSTPVYEQHTQDEGHVMISGKRLEKRSVKELPTAILQEENKATSRPAFCLERKFSGPCITPEIRYFYNAKTGHCEHFIYGGCNGKKNNFLTEEECIKICGQGAGSP; this comes from the exons ATGAAGATGAGCCGGCTCTGCCTCTCCGcagcccttctcttcctcctggtTATCCTGGTGGACAGCACCCCGGTGTATGAACAGCATACCCAGGACGAAG GTCATGTGATGATTTCTGGAAAGCGACTGGAGAAACGTTCAGTAAAGGAGCTCCCAACAGCAATACTCCAAGAAGAGAATAAAG CAACTTCTAGGCCTGCTTTCTGCCTGGAGCGTAAATTCTCAGGTCCCTGCATTACCCCAGAGATCAGATACTTTTACAATGCCAAGACTGGGCACTGTGAGCACTTTATATATGGTGGCTGTAATGGAAAGAAGAACAACTTCCTCACTGAAGAGGAGTGCATTAAGATCTGCGGTCAAGGGGCAGGGTCCCCGTG A